In the Thermus neutrinimicus genome, AAAGCCCTAGAGGGCCTTTAGCGTGTCCACCACCGCCTTGGTGAAGGTCTCCGTGGTGGCCGTTCCCCCTAGGTCCGGGGTACGGGGGCCTTTTTCCAGCACCAGGTCCACAGCCCTTTCCACCTTCTTGGCGGCTTCCTTCTCCCCCAGGTACTCCAGCATCATGGCCGCGGAGAGGATGGCCGCGGTGGGGTTGGCGATTCCCTGGCCAGCGATATCGGGGGCGGAGCCGTGCACGGGTTCAAAGACCGCCGTGGTGTCCCCGATGTTGGCGGAAGGCGCAAGCCCCAGCCCTCCCACCAAGCCAGCGGTGAGGTCGGAGAGGATGTCCCCCAGGAGATTGGTGGTGACGATCACGTCAAAGCGTTCGGGGCGCATGACGAGCTGCATGGCACAGTTGTCCACGATGATGTCTTGCACGTTCACCAAGGGGTAGTCCTTGGCTACTTCCCGAACTGTATCCAGGAAAAGCCCCTGGGTTACGGGAAGCACGTTGGCCTTGTGGGCAATGTGCAGGGTTTTGCGGGGGCGGCTTTCCGCAATCTTCAAGGCCACACGGCCGATGCGCTCGCTGGCCTTTTTAGAGATCACCGCATCGGCGATGGCCACGTCCAGGTAGCGCCGTTCCTGCTCCACATAAAGGCCCTCGGTGTTCTCCCGCACGATGACGAGG is a window encoding:
- a CDS encoding homoisocitrate dehydrogenase, which encodes MAYRICLIEGDGIGHEVVPAARKVLEATGLPLEFVEAEAGWETFERRGVSVPEETVEKILSCQATLFGAATSPTRKVPGFFGAIRYLRRRLDLYANVRPAKSRPIPGSRNGVDLVIVRENTEGLYVEQERRYLDVAIADAVISKKASERIGRVALKIAESRPRKTLHIAHKANVLPVTQGLFLDTVREVAKDYPLVNVQDIIVDNCAMQLVMRPERFDVIVTTNLLGDILSDLTAGLVGGLGLAPSANIGDTTAVFEPVHGSAPDIAGQGIANPTAAILSAAMMLEYLGEKEAAKKVERAVDLVLEKGPRTPDLGGTATTETFTKAVVDTLKAL